A region of the Mastomys coucha isolate ucsf_1 unplaced genomic scaffold, UCSF_Mcou_1 pScaffold24, whole genome shotgun sequence genome:
tcatcctgaaatggacTGCTTCAGATTATTGTATAATCTGTTACaggtgagcccttattaagcaaggctgtaagggactaattttaggaaataTTCCAACTATTAGtatgtttttcctgttattattaaacatatataacagtCAGTAAGTAATAGCACatccctttggagcagatctctgcagatccaagaagttgtactgtcttatagAGATGCtgtatagataaatagatgacttaagacttcatgatgatcctataagaatttctaaaattatatctgtgattattaagctcttttatagtgggactgctattgggtacttttctgatagtcaaaactgtaATGAGAACTCTAAcagcctcccaagtgtcagcagttaattgctcttagatagtaaccagactttctcctactcagagcacattccaagtttgaaaacaattaaccaaaggtcataaaaagggaactaatgatttattatatgtgttggacagaagataaaatattgactaggtTTATCTATGCAAAACTCTACTTattaacttagttatggttttaaaccttcagtgaacctgtggagctgagacaggtgatggatgtttagctagataattactcctaatggatatgcatgtaaacattctctgttgtaaacttctatttcaatttatgatttgattttctgtgtgaacttttgatgaacttcttaacatgtgatcatgtattttgAAGGttgtttaagggctgaggacaaagagaagagtcagaactgggggactgaggtgagaacagaggtgagaagaggtgagaagaactgagttGAGAGAGGAATTGAGCTAAggagaagtttttattttattttattttattttttatgcatcTTTAAGAATCACATTTTGATGATTATAAAAATTTACCTATTTTACAACATGGGTTTAGCTACATTGAAAAAATTACACAGCTTATTGAAATACATCTCATTTTAGAAACAGACTACTAAAGCCTACACAAAAACTCTAAAATAATTTCTGTAGTAAAATAAAGAGTGTGTTAAAGAgctacaaaaagaagaaaattctcatCTTCTCTATAATGCTTGATATTGTGTGAAACGTAGCCAGCTTGACTCTGCAGCCAGCACCAAAAGCTGAAAAGAATTCATTACTATATACAGTGATACAGTTATTGCTCCGGATTAATCTCACAGCCTTCCCGATTAGTATAAAGGAAACCAATCCCATTCCCACTTTGAGGAGGAGACCGAGATATAAAAGCAAGCATACCTCATCCGCTGATATGAGATTATAAAATCCCACAGTCACAGTATCTGAAATTTATAAAAGTCATCAGAAAATGCAAGCAAATTGGGCTTTAGTTCGGTGGGTCCCCTGGTTTCAAGGGCAGTCTTCTTCATCACTTAGGTCAGTCTGATGGTTCACCAGGGCAATGGCAAAGGCCCAGAAGGAGACCgtggagacaggaagaccccAGAGAAGTACAGCTGTACCCCTTCTGACAACTCACCATAGGGATGGCACTGGCTGGTGCTAATGGCCTGGGCTGCACTGTTCTTCTCTGTCAGGTGCCTCAGAAAGGTATCCTCGCTCTGGCTTCTTGGTTTAGGGGCTCACTCTTGAAGAGGGCTGGAGATGGGGGCAGGTGAGGCACAGGAAGAATGGGGAAGTGGTGTGCGTGGTGTggatgcgtgtgtatgtgcaggtgcgaGAAAGGGTGCGGGATGGGTCTTGAGGGAAGCGTGCCACCCAAGGGGTTCATACTGACTGCAGGGGCTGGGCTGGTGGGAGTGATTTTGTGGTATGTCTTTTGTGTGTGCAACCATGTGTTTCCGTACATGAGCCATGGTATAGAACTTCTTCTCGCAAATCTCACAGgcaatttttttctctgcatatCCATGGACAATCTTAATATGTTCATGAAGGGTCATGGCTGGAGCGGGAGCAGCTAGAGCTGAGGCCAGTGGGATCTGGACAGCTGGCGTCTCATTCACCGGGCTGGTCACTCGGAAGCACTTCTCATTGTGGGCCTTCAGCATGTTGGAAAAGCGGAACCGCTGACCGCACACTTCACAGGGGTAGGGCTTCTCACCTGTGTGAGTACTGCGGCGCCTCTTCATGCTGGGTCGACTGGTGAAACTTTTGCCACAGATTTGACAGATGAAAGatttctctccagtgtgtgtcTTCTTATGCTCGTCCAAGTACTGTTTCATGTTGAAGTCCTTGCCACACCACTGGAACATGAACTGTTTGTGCCCgatgtgcatgctcatgtgggAACGGAGCTGGTACTCGTACTGGAACCTCTCATCGCAGTTCTCACATCTGGATTTCTCTCCAGAATGCTGCAAGGAGTGCACCTTGAGTGACATACTGCACTTGAAAGCCTTTCCACAGGTCTCACATGTGAATGGCATGTCTTTTGTGTGTGCAACCATGTGTTTCCGTACATGAGCCATGGTATAGAACTTCTCGCAAATCTCACAGGCAAATTTTTTCTCTGCATATCCATGGACAATCTTGATATGTTCATGAAGGGAACAGAGTTTCTTGAAGGACTTGTTACAGGAAACACACTGAATGTTTTTTTCACAGTCTGTTTGCTGGTGAAGGGACAGCTCACTTTCCAGGACAAACTTCTTGCCACATTTATCACAGATCTGCATGTGCCTGTGAGTAACGTTCATGTGCTTCTAAGGATAAGTTTTTaaacagaacactttttagattacAAGGAGAacgcagagtggaataacttagaaactataggtaacataaaatactaagagaacaATGTGTagatgcagagggaaagaggaaaaagaagatgctgtagagagcagaagaagcaggcaggtttctccttaccatgggacagaacaggtcccatggtaaaGACAAGGCAGCCTTAGTCttactaaaagaaacaaagctgttTGTCTTAcgtgggtttaattcatttagcattaaaagggtagaagccttttctttttctatgtaataaatattggagctccatttttcatccagaatgagtgagttctttctgtcctggtgcttggtcttttgctccatatgctaTGTAagaatggatgtgtgtgtaagtatgtaattgtgagaatgtatgtatgtgtgtgcataagtatgtaattgtgagaatgcatgcaagctgggcccaactgggtatgaatggaactatataaatgaaaaaatgagcatgaatgaatctgtaaatgaatttatgtgagattatgcatagtcacttatgtaaaagtttttccttctgtgagtgttactctcttctcctggttcaatagaagctTATTGtcccaaacttccccctagcctgacaagcaagaggcatctggacaatagggaaaaggctgTAGCAATCAATCCTTTCCTTAATCTcttgctgttttaggatgaggtgctaagtgccagaaactgcagtttctggcctcaaaggatcacagaaggcaggtcagctacaatagcatagtaatttagacttagataagtaaactttttaatATACAGCAATCTTAAATTTCtcataagactttgtcttaccCCAGAAATTGTAAGAAAACATCTTACCCTGCCTATGCttttccccctctgctgcctcatgAAGAAccgaaaagaaagaagaaacacttcACGCAGGGACTGGTCCCTGGCAGCATGGGCTGTCAGTCTAGTTGTTTCTGGAACTAATACTAGATCATTTGTAGCAAAGAGCCTTCCATACAGAACTTCAAAAGGAGCTAGGCCTTGGTTTTTAGGATTATTTTTAAGTCTAATGAGAACTGAAGCTGTAGCTTAGTCCAAGGGACTGTACCTCCCAAATGAGATTTTTGTAGTTTTCTCTTTAgaatttctttaacttttaatttcTCCAGAACTTAGGGCTCCAGGAACAAGGTGAATGAAACTGGATTTGTAATGCCTTAATCATACACTGGCCCATCTCAGAGTAGACTCCAGGCCCATTACCATTGTAAAGACTCCTGGGGCATCAAATCCAGTGCAGGTTTCTCCAAGCCTAGCTTAACTAATTCAGAAGCCTTTACATGGAAGTTCCTCTATGTAGCCCTTAAAAGTATCTACCAGGACATGGAAATGTCTATAATAGGTCTTCTGGAATATGTGTAAAGAGAAATAGCCAGTTCTCCTCTGGACAGGACCCATATCTTTGGATGCACCGAGACTGAAGGCACTTGTTTGATGGATTGGTAGGACAAATCTCAGAGCCCAGGACTACCATTGAATGAATACTTTAAGACCTAGTTCTGAGAACAGTCTCTTTGCCAGGAACACAGTGttctccatttccaggggatacATCAAATGCAGGGTCATTAGACTCTGCTATTGAAGAGGTTTAGGTAACAAGAGTTGACTGTCAGAAGAAAATCCATATCTGGCATTGTTTCTTTGAAACTAAAGCCAATTCAAGAAAATGCTGTGGTCTTTGAGGAGGAGAACTTTCAAAGAACAGGACATGCCTATGTTCTTTATCATTCAGGGTCATCATCTTAGCTTCTAAGTAaaccattcattctcttggctaCAGGATCATCTGTCTTGCTGTACCCTGAGCAATGAATTGCAGCAACATAGGTAGGAATGAGGGCATCATCTAAGAGGTCTTagctcttttttattattatttttatttgatttgtcctattcatacttgtttttattttatcttattttatttttctttagatgcCTAATTGTATTTTAGTgagagagagcagaaaaaaagatgtggatttgggtgggtgggaagatacggaggatctgggaggaactggAGTGAAACTGGGAAACTGTtgtcaaaatatatgtataaaaaatcTGCTTTCATGCCCCACtgttaggggaatgccagggccagtaagcaggagggggtggggtggtgagcagcaagagggaggaggaaacaggggtttggtttaggttttgttttttattttatttta
Encoded here:
- the LOC116074212 gene encoding zinc finger protein 652-like is translated as MNVTHRHMQICDKCGKKFVLESELSLHQQTDCEKNIQCVSCNKSFKKLCSLHEHIKIVHGYAEKKFACEICEKFYTMAHVRKHMVAHTKDMPFTCETCGKAFKCSMSLKVHSLQHSGEKSRCENCDERFQYEYQLRSHMSMHIGHKQFMFQWCGKDFNMKQYLDEHKKTHTGEKSFICQICGKSFTSRPSMKRRRSTHTGEKPYPCEVCGQRFRFSNMLKAHNEKCFRVTSPVNETPAVQIPLASALAAPAPAHKITPTSPAPAVSMNPLGGTLPSRPIPHPFSHLHIHTHPHHAHHFPILPVPHLPPSPALFKSEPLNQEARARIPF